CGTCGCGCCCGTCGAGCAGCGACAGGGCGCGGACGTTGCCCAGCTGCGCGGTCCAGCCGTGCTTCGCCGCGCGGAACAGCTCCAGGAAGGCCCGGTCGCGCGGGCCGTACAGGGCCGGCGGCCGCAGCGCGCAGGTGCGCAGCGGCCAGTCGCCCGCCAGCATCTGCTCGGCGGCCAGCTTGGAGCGGCCGTAGCCGGTGATCGGGGCGCAGGGGTCGCTCTCGCGGCGCGGGCGCTCCGGGCCGGCGGGGCCCGACGCGGCCAGGCTCGAGATCAGCACGAAGCGGCGCACGCTGCCCGCGCGCGCGGCCGCCTCGAGCAGGCGCCGCGTGCTCAGGACGTTGCCGCGGCGGTAGCTGTCGTCGTCGGGCGCGCGCACCACGCCGGCGCAGTGCAGCACGGCGTCGGCGCCGCGCACCAGCTCGTCCAGGCCGGCGGTGTCGGCGTCGTCGGGCAGCCCGCGCGGCGGCGCGAGCACCGCCGTCACGGTCGCGACGCGCGGGTCGAGCCAGCGGCGGTCGCTGGTCGGGCGCACCGCGGCGCGCACGGCGTGGCCGCGGGCCAGCAGCAGGTCGGCGATGTGGCTGCCGAGGAAACCCGTGGCGCCGGTCAGCGCCACCAGACCGCGCGTGCCGGCGCCGGCGCTCATGACAGCGGGAGGTCGTAGATCCGGTAGGTCTTGTACACCTTGGCGCCCAGCTTCTCGAGGATGCGGTTCATGGCGGTGTTGTTCTCGAGGATCCAGCTGCACTCGCCGGCGGTGATGCCGCCCTTGACCGCGGCCTTGTAGCTGCGCAGGACCATCAGCACGTCCACGCCCTTGTGGCGGTGCTCGGGCAGCACGCCCATCAGCAGGGTGCGCGCGTAGACGATCTTCTTGCGGTCGGCGATGAAGCGGAAGATCCCGAAGGGGAACAGGCGGCCGCGGACGCGCTTGAGCGCCAGGTTGAAGTCCGGCACGGTCATGCTGAAGCCCACCGGCTCGCCCTTCCACTCGGCGATCAGCAGCAGGTTCTCGTTGACCATCGTCTTCATCTCGCGGCCCGCGAAGTAGAACTCGTCGGGGTCCATGGGGATGAAGCCCCAGTTCTCGTGCCAGCAGCGGTTGTAGAGCCCGCGGATCAGCTCGACCTCGTTGCGGAAGTCCTTCTTGTTGATCGGCCGCACGGTCAGGTCGCTCTCGCCCCGGAAGACCTGCTTCGCGTTCTCCAGCACGCGCGCGGGCAGCGTGAAGCCGTCGGCGGTGATGCGCCAGGCCCACAGGTCGCGGCTCTTGGCCAGGCCCGGGTACGACTCCAGCAGGTCCTGGTACCAGACCGGGTTGTAGGACATGCCGGTGACCGGGGACGACGGCTCGCCCGCGATCAGCAGGCCCGGGTTGTCGTGGTTGGTCGTGAAGTTCAGCGGCCCGCGCATGGTCGTCTGGCCCTGCCCGCGCAGCCAGTCCCGGGCGGTGTCGAGCAGGGCGTGGGCGGTCGCGCGGTCCCGTTCGCACTCGAAGAAGCCGAAGAAGCCCGTGGTCTCGTGCCAGTGCTCGTTGTGGTAGCGGTCGACGCAGGCGCCCACGCGCCCGACCACCCGGCCGTCGCGGCGCGCCAGCCAGAGCCGGGTCTCGGCGTGGCGGAAGAACGGGTTGTGGGCCGGGTCGAGGAACTCGCGCAGCTGCTTCAGCAGCGGGAAGACGTAGTGGGGGTCGTCGGCGTAGACGTCGTACGGCAGCTGCAGGAAGGCCTCGAGGTCGCGCTTGCCGGCGACGGGGGTGATCGCGACGCCCATGCGGTCTCCTCGGGGGATCGGGTCAGACGACGCCCAGTTCGCGGCCCACGCGGGTCATGATGTCCATGGCCCGGTGCACCTCGTCCTCGGTGTGGGTGGCCATCAGGCTGAGCCGGATCAGGGCGTTGCCCTTCTCCACGGCGGGGGAGACCACGGGGTTGACGAAGACGCCCTCCTCGAACAGCCGCCCGCACATCTGGAAGGCCATCAGGTCCTCGCCGATGACCGCCGGGATGATGGGCGTGTTCGAGGGGCCGGTGTCGAAGCCGGCGTCCTGCAGGCGCTCCATCATGACCTCGGTGTTGCGCCACAGCTGCTTCAGGCGCCAGTCCTCCTCGAGCATCACGTCGACCGCCGCGGAGACCGAGGCCACCGAGGCCGGCGGCATGCTCGCCGAGAAGATCAGCGAGCGCGCGATGTGCTGGATGAAGTGGATGGTGTCCTTGTCCGCGGCGATGAAGCCGCCGACCGAGGCCAGCGACTTGCTGAAGGTGCCCATGATCAGGGGCACGCGGTCGGTGACCCCGAAGTGGTCGGCGGTGCCGCGGCCCTGCTTGCCCAGCACGCCGACGCCGTGCGCGTCGTCGATCATCAGGGAGGCGCCGTGGCGCTCGGCCAGTTCCAGGATCTCCGGGATCTTCGCGATGTCCCCGTGCATGGAGAACACGCCGTCCACGACGATGAGCTTGCCGTCGGTGGTGCAGACGTCCAGGGTGTGGGCCAGCGACGCCATGTCGTTGTGCTTGTACTTCTTGACCTGCCCGAAGCTCAGGCGGGTGCCGTCGATGATCGAGGCGTGGTCGGTGCGGTCGACGATGACGGTGTCGTTGCGGCCGACCAGCGCGGAGATCGCGCCCAGGTTGACCATCATGCCCGTCGAGAAGACCAGGGCGGCCTCCTTGCCGACCAGCCGGGCCAGCTTCTCCTCCAGCTCGAGGTGGATGTCCAGGGTGCCGTTCAGCAGCCGCGAACCGGCGCAACCGGTGCCGTACTTGTCCAGGGCCAGCTTGGCGGCTTCCTTCACCCGGGGGTGGTTCGTCAGGCCCAGGTAGTTGTTGCTCCCGAGCATGATGACTTCACGGCCATCGATCCGGACCGTGTTCTCCTGGGCCGATTCGATCACCCGGAAGAAATGGTAGAGCCCGGCGGCCTGGAGATCCCTGGCCGTGGTGAAGTGGGCGACCTTGTCGAACAGACCCATGTTACCGTGTTCCTTGTTGAACCGTCGGCTGCACGTATTGAAATCCGTTCTCGATTACGGGCGCAGTCGGCCCAGAACATATACGGGTTCGCAGCCGCATACCAATAAATTTACGTCAGGTCGAAGCCGGCTCCCGGCGTCTCCCGACCGTCCTGCCGCTCCGGTGCAGCAGCCCCCGCGCTTCCCAGGCCAGGAACGCGGCCATGGCGATCAGCCCGGCGGCGATGCCCGCCAGCAGCCATTCCCCGTCGCGCAGGAAGCCCGCGCACTGCCACCCCAGAGCCCCGATCGTCGTCGCCAGCATGAACAGCGCGGGCACGAGGGTGGCGGCGCGGGGCTTGTGCAACCCGACCAGCCAGCTCGAGACCACCAGCAGGCTGAGCGCTGCTACCAGCTGGTTCGCGGCGCCGAAGACGGGCCAGATCCGGTGGTAGCTGTCGCTGGCCCCCAGCCAGCCGGCCGCCAGGACCGTGGCCAGGGTGGCGCCCCAGCGGCCGCCGACCACCGGAGCGTCGCGCACGAGTTCCTGCAGGACGAAGCGGGCCAGCCGGGTCGAGGTGTCCAGGGTGGTGATCACGAAGGCGTTGATCATCAGGATGCCGAAGAACAGTCCGACCGACGCGCCCAGCCCCGGCAGGGCGTCGGTCAGGCGGCCGAAGCCCGTGGCGAAGGCGACGATGGGACCGCCGCCCGCCGGGCCCATCAGCTGCT
This window of the bacterium genome carries:
- a CDS encoding N-acetyltransferase, encoding MGVAITPVAGKRDLEAFLQLPYDVYADDPHYVFPLLKQLREFLDPAHNPFFRHAETRLWLARRDGRVVGRVGACVDRYHNEHWHETTGFFGFFECERDRATAHALLDTARDWLRGQGQTTMRGPLNFTTNHDNPGLLIAGEPSSPVTGMSYNPVWYQDLLESYPGLAKSRDLWAWRITADGFTLPARVLENAKQVFRGESDLTVRPINKKDFRNEVELIRGLYNRCWHENWGFIPMDPDEFYFAGREMKTMVNENLLLIAEWKGEPVGFSMTVPDFNLALKRVRGRLFPFGIFRFIADRKKIVYARTLLMGVLPEHRHKGVDVLMVLRSYKAAVKGGITAGECSWILENNTAMNRILEKLGAKVYKTYRIYDLPLS
- a CDS encoding NAD-dependent epimerase/dehydratase family protein, whose amino-acid sequence is MSAGAGTRGLVALTGATGFLGSHIADLLLARGHAVRAAVRPTSDRRWLDPRVATVTAVLAPPRGLPDDADTAGLDELVRGADAVLHCAGVVRAPDDDSYRRGNVLSTRRLLEAAARAGSVRRFVLISSLAASGPAGPERPRRESDPCAPITGYGRSKLAAEQMLAGDWPLRTCALRPPALYGPRDRAFLELFRAAKHGWTAQLGNVRALSLLDGRDAAAAAVLLLEDERARGPWFVEDGAVHDTAALAAALGAAWGRRVRSTR
- a CDS encoding aminotransferase class I/II-fold pyridoxal phosphate-dependent enzyme is translated as MGLFDKVAHFTTARDLQAAGLYHFFRVIESAQENTVRIDGREVIMLGSNNYLGLTNHPRVKEAAKLALDKYGTGCAGSRLLNGTLDIHLELEEKLARLVGKEAALVFSTGMMVNLGAISALVGRNDTVIVDRTDHASIIDGTRLSFGQVKKYKHNDMASLAHTLDVCTTDGKLIVVDGVFSMHGDIAKIPEILELAERHGASLMIDDAHGVGVLGKQGRGTADHFGVTDRVPLIMGTFSKSLASVGGFIAADKDTIHFIQHIARSLIFSASMPPASVASVSAAVDVMLEEDWRLKQLWRNTEVMMERLQDAGFDTGPSNTPIIPAVIGEDLMAFQMCGRLFEEGVFVNPVVSPAVEKGNALIRLSLMATHTEDEVHRAMDIMTRVGRELGVV